One part of the Zymomonas mobilis subsp. pomaceae ATCC 29192 genome encodes these proteins:
- the secA gene encoding preprotein translocase subunit SecA, with protein sequence MFGAIAKALFGSANDRYVKSLRRIVEKVNSFETSIAALDDEALARQTLLFKERLSKGETLDQILPEAFATVREAAKRTLGQRHYDVQIIGGIVLHRGEIAEMRTGEGKTLVATLVCYLNALEGKGVHVVTVNDYLAKRDAEQMGQVYKFLGLTVGVIMPNISDEERRQAYAADITYATNNELGFDYLRDNMKYSRSQMVQRPFNYAIIDEVDSILIDEARTPLIISGPTDDKSDLYIAVDQIVKKLTAEDYEIDEKQKNVILTEEGTEKAEQLLKAADMLEEGNLYDFENTQIVHHLNQSLRANLMFRRDVDYLIRNGKIIIIDEFTGRMMEGRRWSEGLHQAIEAKEGVQIEPENQTLASITFQNYFRLYPRIAGMTGTAATEAAEFHQIYKMNVVTIPTNLSIRRADENDQFYKNMEDKFRAIAKAIKKHAASGQPILVGTVSIEKSELLSEYLQHEGVPHKVLNARYHEMEAHIVAQAGRFGAVTIATNMAGRGTDIQLGGNVDFRVADELRDMPEGSERDAAIERIKKEVAEEKQKVINAGGLFVLGTERHESRRIDNQLRGRSGRQGDPGLSRFYLSLDDDLLRIFGSQTMFAKMMNKSLADGEAIVSPIMSKAIETAQRKVEARNYDIRKQVVEYDDVMNEQRKVIYEQRATIMDAPSVHELVEEMQEETIGAFVAECCPEGSYVEQWDIERLKEKAADILNLTLPVEEWQNEDGIDPEIVAERVFQAAEDSLQDRIKDIPSEHWADLQKNTLLQAIDHHWKEHLSVLDSLRQIIHLRAYAQQTPINEYKHEAFALFERMLLAIREDVTRNLNRIEFFQPSLELPELPEFLRNSPDIMAALAAQDNVFFENQAKTDADGDRITVDQNTALLDAAAQNKSLSDADPAHWVGKISRNAPCPCGSGKRYKHCHGAFTDAKS encoded by the coding sequence ATGTTCGGCGCTATTGCCAAGGCTTTATTCGGCTCTGCTAATGATCGTTATGTTAAATCCCTGCGCCGTATTGTTGAGAAAGTAAATAGTTTCGAGACCAGTATTGCAGCCTTGGATGATGAGGCACTTGCCCGACAAACGCTTCTATTTAAAGAACGGCTTAGCAAGGGAGAGACTCTGGATCAGATTCTTCCGGAGGCTTTTGCAACGGTTCGTGAGGCAGCCAAGCGTACCTTGGGTCAGCGTCACTATGACGTTCAGATCATCGGAGGTATTGTTTTACATCGCGGTGAAATCGCCGAAATGCGTACCGGCGAAGGTAAAACCTTGGTCGCGACCTTGGTCTGCTATCTTAATGCCTTGGAAGGTAAAGGCGTTCACGTCGTAACGGTGAATGACTATCTGGCCAAGCGCGATGCCGAACAGATGGGACAAGTCTATAAATTTCTTGGTCTGACAGTCGGCGTTATTATGCCAAACATTTCAGATGAAGAGCGTCGTCAGGCCTATGCGGCTGATATTACCTATGCGACAAATAATGAGCTGGGCTTTGATTATCTTCGCGATAATATGAAATATTCGCGTTCCCAAATGGTGCAGCGTCCCTTCAACTATGCCATCATTGATGAAGTTGACTCAATTCTTATTGATGAGGCACGAACGCCTTTAATTATTTCTGGCCCAACAGATGATAAATCTGATCTTTATATCGCCGTCGATCAAATCGTAAAAAAATTGACGGCTGAAGATTATGAAATCGATGAAAAACAAAAGAATGTTATTCTTACAGAAGAGGGCACTGAAAAAGCAGAACAGCTGTTAAAAGCGGCGGATATGCTGGAAGAAGGCAATCTTTACGATTTTGAAAATACCCAGATTGTCCACCATCTTAATCAGTCTTTGCGTGCTAATCTGATGTTCCGTCGAGATGTCGATTACCTCATTAGAAATGGTAAAATTATTATCATTGATGAATTTACGGGTCGAATGATGGAAGGCCGTCGTTGGTCAGAAGGCTTGCATCAAGCTATTGAAGCCAAGGAAGGGGTTCAAATAGAGCCTGAAAATCAGACGCTTGCTTCGATCACTTTCCAAAATTATTTCAGACTTTATCCCCGTATCGCGGGTATGACTGGAACCGCTGCTACAGAAGCCGCGGAATTCCATCAGATATATAAAATGAACGTCGTTACCATTCCTACTAATCTATCGATACGACGTGCTGATGAAAATGATCAGTTCTACAAAAATATGGAAGATAAGTTCCGTGCTATAGCGAAAGCGATCAAGAAGCATGCCGCTTCTGGTCAGCCGATCTTAGTGGGCACTGTCTCTATTGAAAAATCCGAATTGCTTTCAGAATATTTACAACATGAAGGCGTTCCCCATAAGGTTCTGAATGCACGTTATCACGAAATGGAAGCCCATATCGTAGCACAGGCAGGGCGTTTTGGTGCGGTAACTATTGCTACCAATATGGCTGGCCGAGGTACGGATATTCAATTGGGCGGCAATGTTGATTTTCGTGTGGCGGATGAATTGCGGGATATGCCAGAAGGCTCGGAACGGGATGCTGCCATTGAACGCATTAAAAAAGAAGTCGCAGAAGAGAAACAAAAGGTTATCAATGCGGGTGGTTTATTCGTTCTAGGCACAGAAAGACATGAAAGCCGCCGCATTGACAATCAGTTACGTGGGCGTTCCGGTCGTCAAGGCGATCCGGGTTTAAGTCGCTTCTATCTAAGCCTTGATGATGATCTTTTACGCATTTTTGGTTCTCAGACGATGTTTGCCAAAATGATGAACAAAAGTCTGGCAGATGGTGAAGCAATTGTTAGCCCGATTATGTCAAAGGCCATCGAGACGGCCCAGCGTAAGGTGGAAGCCCGTAATTATGATATTCGCAAACAGGTCGTTGAATATGACGATGTAATGAATGAGCAGCGTAAAGTTATTTATGAACAACGCGCTACTATCATGGATGCCCCGTCTGTTCATGAACTTGTTGAAGAAATGCAGGAAGAAACCATTGGGGCCTTCGTTGCAGAATGCTGCCCTGAAGGTAGCTATGTTGAACAATGGGATATAGAGCGCTTGAAAGAAAAAGCGGCGGATATTCTGAATTTAACATTACCTGTTGAAGAATGGCAGAATGAAGACGGTATTGATCCCGAAATTGTGGCCGAACGTGTGTTTCAGGCGGCAGAGGATTCCTTACAAGATCGCATCAAAGATATTCCGTCGGAACATTGGGCGGATCTCCAAAAAAATACCCTACTTCAAGCCATAGATCACCATTGGAAAGAACATCTTTCTGTTTTGGATAGTCTGAGACAAATTATCCATCTACGCGCTTATGCCCAACAAACGCCGATCAATGAATATAAGCATGAGGCTTTTGCTCTATTTGAACGTATGTTGTTAGCTATTCGTGAGGATGTAACCCGTAATCTAAACAGAATCGAATTTTTTCAACCTTCATTAGAATTACCGGAATTACCAGAATTTTTAAGAAATTCACCTGACATTATGGCAGCCCTGGCTGCTCAGGATAACGTTTTCTTTGAAAATCAAGCTAAGACCGATGCCGATGGGGATCGAATAACGGTTGATCAGAATACAGCTTTACTTGACGCGGCGGCTCAAAATAAATCCCTATCAGATGCAGATCCTGCCCATTGGGTAGGTAAAATAAGCCGTAATGCACCTTGCCCTTGTGGTTCTGGTAAGCGCTATAAACATTGTCATGGGGCCTTTACCGACGCAAAATCTTAA
- the argJ gene encoding bifunctional glutamate N-acetyltransferase/amino-acid acetyltransferase ArgJ yields the protein MIANISPLAPQHLPELPAIDGITLRAVCAGYKDWQRNDLSFFTFAPGTTVAGLTTKSACPSPEVEWCRAALKKGQARALVVNAGNSNAFTGHRGREAVAAITAHVAEHLNCALHEVFVSSTGVIGVPLPIETACKGLEKAFNAPSVDWEYVANAIMTTDTFPKMSVKEITVQGKTVKVVGIIKGSGMIAPDMATMLGYIFTDAAVSSDLLQTMLNHANKKSFSCITVDSDTSTSDTVLAFATGKAGNVLLRDPKDKDAENLQQAITEVCLDLAQKVVRDGEGASKFISITVTGAVSDESAHIVALSIANSPLVKTAIAGEDANWGRVVMAVGKAGQPAERDLLSIRFGGIEVAAKGMVVPDYDEAPVAAHLKGKEIDVSVDLGLGDGRAQVWTCDLTHGYISINADYRS from the coding sequence ATGATCGCCAATATTTCCCCGCTTGCGCCCCAGCATTTACCTGAATTACCGGCGATAGACGGGATTACATTGCGAGCCGTTTGTGCCGGCTATAAAGATTGGCAACGTAATGATCTTAGCTTTTTTACCTTTGCGCCAGGTACGACGGTCGCTGGCTTAACTACCAAGTCAGCTTGTCCTTCTCCAGAAGTGGAATGGTGTCGTGCTGCTTTGAAAAAAGGACAAGCAAGAGCATTAGTTGTTAATGCGGGCAATTCCAATGCCTTTACGGGGCATCGCGGTCGTGAAGCTGTTGCGGCTATTACAGCGCATGTAGCAGAGCATCTTAATTGTGCACTCCACGAAGTTTTTGTTTCCTCAACCGGTGTTATCGGCGTCCCCTTACCGATAGAAACTGCCTGTAAGGGTCTGGAAAAAGCGTTTAATGCACCTTCTGTTGATTGGGAATATGTCGCCAATGCGATTATGACAACCGATACTTTTCCTAAAATGTCGGTAAAAGAAATCACCGTCCAAGGAAAAACCGTTAAAGTTGTCGGAATCATTAAAGGTTCAGGGATGATCGCACCCGATATGGCAACCATGCTCGGCTATATTTTTACGGATGCCGCGGTTTCTTCCGATTTACTCCAGACAATGCTCAATCATGCTAATAAAAAGAGCTTCTCTTGCATTACAGTAGATAGTGATACCTCTACCTCTGATACGGTTCTGGCCTTTGCTACCGGCAAAGCGGGTAATGTCTTATTACGTGATCCCAAAGATAAAGACGCGGAAAATTTACAGCAGGCCATAACTGAAGTCTGTCTGGATCTTGCCCAAAAGGTTGTCAGAGATGGCGAAGGCGCCAGCAAATTTATCTCTATTACTGTTACGGGTGCGGTATCCGATGAGAGTGCCCATATCGTGGCCTTGTCTATTGCCAATTCGCCTTTAGTTAAAACCGCTATCGCTGGAGAAGATGCCAATTGGGGGCGTGTTGTCATGGCGGTTGGAAAGGCGGGGCAACCCGCTGAACGGGATCTGCTTTCTATCCGCTTTGGGGGCATTGAGGTCGCAGCCAAAGGTATGGTGGTGCCTGACTATGATGAAGCGCCCGTAGCTGCCCATTTAAAAGGCAAAGAAATAGATGTCAGCGTAGACCTTGGCTTGGGTGATGGAAGAGCACAAGTTTGGACTTGCGATCTTA